The sequence GCTAATGAGGGCATTGCCCAGCTCATATTCCTCGGCGCAGCAGAGCTCTGCACCACCTCTTATGCAGACAAACTCGGCAAATATCAGGCGCAGAAGGGAATAACACTACCAAAGATATGAGAAGTGAGAAGTAAAAAGTGATCCCGCATACTGCGGGACTATTTCCTATTTCTTACTTCCTAATTATAAGAATATGGAACACCGAGAGCGTATAATCCTTGCCCTTGATGTGGCTGGCACAGATGAGGCCATAGAAATAATAGAGAAATTTAAAGAGCACATAGATATTTTCAAAGTAGGCAATGAGCTCTTTACTGCCGCAGGGCCCAGAATAATAGAGGCACTTCATCTGCGCGGCAAAAAAGTATTTCTGGACCTGAAGTATCATGACATACCGAATACTGTATCAAAGGCCGCAGTTGCTGCTGCCCGTCTTGGCGTCTTTATGCTTACTGTCCATACAATGGGCGGTATGGAGATGATGAGGCAGTGTGCTGATACCCTCGTCAAATTTTCCCTCAAAGAAAATATCCAGAGGCCAGGACTGCTGGGTGTCACCATACTCACCAGCATAAACCAGGAAATTTTAAGAAATGAACTTGGCATCGGGCAGAGTATTAACACCCAGGTAAAACACCTCGCCGGCCTTGCACTCACGGCAGGGCTTGATGGTGTAATTGCTTCCCCCACCGAGACATCCATGATAAGAGCCCACTGTGGCAGAGGGTTTCTCATAGTCACCCCGGGGATAAGGCCATCGTGGTCACCGCAGGATGACCAGAAAAGGACAATGACCCCAAAGCATGCCATCAGAGAAGGGGCTGATTACCTTGTAATAGGCAGGGCAATACTATCACAACCCAACCCCCTCAGGGCACTCGAACTCATTGTAGAGGAAATGGCCAGTGCATGAATATGCTGCCATCCAAAGACAGATTTATAGAAAGTGCAACGGCAGGAAAGATATACCCGGTTTATACCGAAATACCGTTTATCCAGCCACATCACGCCTTTCAGACAATCAACAGGCCATATAGTTTTCTCTTTGAAAGTATTAAAGGCCCTGAAAAGATAGCTCGCTATTCCTTTATGGGTTTTGACCCTTTCCTGGTCTTTGAGGTAAAGAATGGTGTCATAACTATTAGTCCAGAAGACCAGAAGACTCCCGACTCCCGACTCTCGACTCCCGACTATCAATCATCCCTTTCTCCCCTAAGGAAACTGAAAGAATTATTTGAGGCCTATAAATTAGAACCTGTGGAAGGGCTTCCGCCATTTTATGGAGGAGCCGCTGGCCTTATAAGCTACGACTTTGTCCATTATCTTGAGCGTCTGCCAAAAAGCACACTCGATGACCTTTATCTGCCTGATGCGCATTTTATGTTCGTCGACACTATTGCTGCCTTTGACCATATAGATAAAAAGTTGTGGCTACTATCATGTCCTGGGGCAAGAGACATGATCAGAGCATCCCTAACACAATCCCACCCACTCATCCCTCCCCCTCGCCCGCCCC comes from Nitrospirota bacterium and encodes:
- the pyrF gene encoding orotidine-5'-phosphate decarboxylase, coding for MEHRERIILALDVAGTDEAIEIIEKFKEHIDIFKVGNELFTAAGPRIIEALHLRGKKVFLDLKYHDIPNTVSKAAVAAARLGVFMLTVHTMGGMEMMRQCADTLVKFSLKENIQRPGLLGVTILTSINQEILRNELGIGQSINTQVKHLAGLALTAGLDGVIASPTETSMIRAHCGRGFLIVTPGIRPSWSPQDDQKRTMTPKHAIREGADYLVIGRAILSQPNPLRALELIVEEMASA